DNA sequence from the Cohnella herbarum genome:
TCACGCCTCCTCGTCCGAAGCTCGATCTCAACGTCATTCCGTCGCCTCACCGATTCGATACGGATATTCCTTCGATGCGGAACCGCGTCGTTTACTTCGAGACGAGCCGAGGATGTCCGTTCAGCTGTCAATTTTGTTTGTCGAGCATCGAGGTAGGCGTCCGGTATTTCGATATGGAGAGGGTTAAGTCGGACTTGACTTATCTGATCGATAACGGCGCCAAGCTGATCAAGTTCGTCGACCGGACGTTTAACATCAAGCGGGACTACGCAATGGAAATTTTTCAATTCCTGATCGATAACCATCGGGGATGCGTGTTCCAGTTCGAGATCACGGCCGACATCATGCGACCGGAGGTGCTCGATTTCCTTGCCGAGAACGCGCCTCCGGGAGTATTCCGCTTCGAGATCGGCGTTCAATCGACGAACGATCCGACCAATCTCGCCGTTCAGCGCCGCCAGAATTTCACGAAGCTTACCCGCACGGTCGTGAAGGTGAAGGAGAGCGGCAAGATCGATCAGCATTTGGACTTAATCGCCGGTCTTCCGCATGAGGATTACGATACGTTCCGTAAGACGTTTAACGAAGTGTTCGCGTTAAGGCCGGAAGAGCTGCAACTTGGTTTCCTGAAAATGTTAAGAGGGACGGGACTGCGAATCGATGCCGCGAAATTCGGCTACGTCTATTCGGAACGGGCGCCTTACGAAATGTTGGGCAACGACTTGATGCCGTTTGCCGACATCGTGCGTATTAAACGGGTAGAGGACGTCCTGGAGAAATTCTGGAACGCCCATCGGATGGATCGGACGATGGAATATTTGATCGAGCAAGCCTATCCATCTCCATTCGACTTTTTCCAAGCATTCGGGGATTATTGGGAAGAGAAAGGCTGGAGCCGCATCGGCCATCAATTGGAAGATTTATTTTCCCGGCTGTGGGCGTTCTTGGAGCATGACGCCAGACCCGAGCTGGACCGCGACGTAGCGTTCGGACTGCTGAAGATCGACTACTATTTGCAGCATAAATACAAGCCTCGCAAGCTCTGGTGGGAAGATCGGCTAGAGAAGAAGGATTGGACGGCGGGCTTGAAATATGCGGCGCAAAAGCTGGGTATGGATGACCGCGAGTTGCAGAAGAAGGGGACGCTGGATCGTCTTCCTTTCGATTACGGAGCTTGGATAAATGAAGGACTTGTAGATCGCGCCAACCCTTCCGTACTCGTGTTTCTGTATTCGGGAGAAGAAGCCGGACCTCAGTTGGTGGCGCTGCCGCAGCAAGACGTAACAACGGCAATTAAACAATAAAATAAGAGGTGACCGATCAATGGGATATCAAGCTAGCTCCGATCGCTACGCAACGATGAAATACAATCGGGTCGGGCGTTCCGGCCTGAAGATTCCCGCGGTATCGCTGGGACTCTGGCATAATTTCGGCGGAATCGACACGTTCGAGAACGGACGGGCGCTTGTGCGCCATGCGTTCGATTTGGGAATTACGCACTTCGATCTAGCCAACAACTACGGTCCGCCTCCGGGATCCGCGGAAGAGATGTTCGGCAGACTGCTTGCGACGGATATGAAGCCATACCGCGACGAGATGGTCATCTCCACCAAAGCGGGTTACGGCATGTGGGCGGGTCCTTACGGAGACTTCGGTTCCCGCAAATATTTAATTTCCAGCCTTGATCAGAGTTTGACCCGGATGGGGCTTGATTACGTCGATATTTTCTACCACCATCGCCCGGATCCGGAGACGCCGCTTGAAGAAACGATGATGGCGTTAGATCAGATCGTTCGTTCGGGCAAAGCTCTATATGTCGGGGTTTCCAACTATCGCGCTCCCGAAGCGAAAGAAGCGATTCGCATTCTTAAACAGCTCGGAACGCCGCTGCTCATTCACCAACCGCGCTATAGCATGTTCGATCGCTGGATCGAGGATGGCTTGCAAGACGTGCTGGAGGAAGGCGGAGTCGGTTCCATCGTATTCTCGCCGTTGGAACAAGGCCTGCTGACGAACAAGTACTTGGGCGGAATTCCGAAGGATTCCCGCGCGGCCGGCGCTTCCGTGTTCTTGAACGAAAACAACATCACGGCAGAGAAGCTGGATAAGGTTCGTCGCTTGAACGATATCGCGGCGGAACGCGGTCAATCTCTTGCTCAAATGGCGCTTGCATGGGTATTGCGAGGCGAGCGCGTAACAAGCGTCTTGGTCGGCGCAAGCAAGGTCGGCCAACTTGACGATAACGTTGAAATGCTGAACAACCTGGCTTTCAGCTCGGAGGAGCTTTCTCGGATTGAACAAATTTTGAAGTCGTAATCTCGTTTTTGCACGTTAAACGAAGAAGGCTGCTCTCGCAGGCTGCGGACGAAAGTCCGAGCTTATGCGGGGAGCGGCCTTCTTTACTTCCTTGACGCCATCTTGAAAATAATCGTATGAAGTTCAAGTTAGGAAATATATGACCTGCCGGGACAAGGAATGACCGTCTTTTCCGGCTCGGATCGGTTACGATATCGGTGAGGCGAGCGTTGTATCAATGTTGGCCGGAATCCCTTGACCCTGATTTTCTGTATTCGCTGGGCGTTAATCCGTTCATTTGCTTAAAAATGCGGGAGAAGGTACGAAACGATTCGAACCCCGCTTCTTCGGATACATCGTAGACGGACATCTCCGTGGTCGCGAGCAGCGAGCAAGCCCTTTTGATTCGCAAATTGTGCAGATGGTCGAGAAAATGGGCGCCTAGGTGTTGCTTGAACAGACGGCTGATATAGGACGGGCTGACGCCGAAGCGTCCGGACAACTCGCGAAGCGAAAGTCTCTGAAGGTAATGAGTGTTCGAATAGCGAATAATTTCCCAATCCAGCTGCCTGGAATCTTCCAAGGACGGAGATTGACGTTCGACCGAAGCGGGCGGAAAAGAACGGACGAACAGAAGCAGGGCTTCCACGAGCTTCGAACGAATCGAGCTATTCCTGCCTATGTTCATGGCTTTGTATTCCAGCATCATTCCGGAGCAGAGCCGATGCATGTCGACTTGATCGGAAGATTCCAGCAAAATATGGCTGGGCATCGCGTTGCCGGCAGACATGAGGTTTTTGCAAAGTTGAATGTCGAACGGAGAATCGGTTAACAGAGAGATGTCGAACATGCAGCAATAAAGCCTAAGCGGAGAAAGGGGATCGCTTGCAATGCTGTGCAATTGGTGCGGAAGCAGTATGCTGACCGTGCCCGGCACCATTTCGTGCGAATTGCCGTTAATCGTTTCTACGCCATGGCCTTTGGTCACGAAAGAGAGTTCGACGTAATCGTGGTGATGCAGATGAGTGCTGGAAAGGAGGGTATGTTCCAGAATATAAAAGGGAATCTGCCCTTTCTTCGGGTTGGCGAAAGCGTGCGTGTCCATGTGCTCTGGAAAAGTGCTCATCCGGAATCCCTCCTGTCCTCTATTATAAAGTTAAGAATAAGGTTGAACAATGCGGTAGAATCGATAGTTAACGGTTTTCGTCCAAGGAGGAATTACCATGTCAATGTCAACCCGTACGTTGATTTTAGGCACGGCCAAGAAGGATATCACTCCGGATTCCTCGCTGCCGCTCAGCGGTTTTGCTAGCCGACACGGTCAACGTTTTGAACATATCGACAACAGAATTCACGCTCGGTTTTTTTATTTCCGGCAAGCGGACGACGGACGATCTCCTTCGGCGCAAAGTCTGCTCGTTGCGGCCGACCTGCTGAATTGGAGCAATCGGCTTGTCGGGGAATTGAGCGCATCGATCGAAGCCCGGCTGGGAATTCCTCGGGAATGCGTCGTGCTGCACGCGACGCACAGCCACTCCGGCCCGGCTAGCAAGTTCGGAGTCCGCCTGGGCGACCCAGACCAAGCGTATTTGGCCCTTCTGCGGGAGGCGATTCTGGCCGGAGCGGAGGAGGCGATGAAGAACGCGGAATCGGTAACCCTCGAATCGGGATCCGGCGAATGCGACTTGGGCTGGAACCGTCGTATGATTGTCGACGGGAGCGCTACTCACTCCCAGAACAAGACGGGGCCTAAAGATCACGAGCTTCAAGTGTTGCGTTTTCGGACGGAGGATGGTTGCCCGAAAGCGTTGTTGCTTCATTATACATGTCACCCCGTGTTATCGAGCGAGAATGCGCTGACTTCCGAATATTGCGGCTACGCGGTCGATTCGCTTGAAAGCCGGCTTGGCGGCGGCACGGTCGTCGGCTTCTTGCAAGGAACGTGCGGCGATATTAATCCGTATATGAACGGCGATTGGCACGGTTTGGCGGCGGTTCGCGAAGCCGGCAGGCGAGTGGCCGAAGAGGCGGAAAGAACGTTAGCTCTGCGGATGAAGCCCATAGAGACGGCAACGCTCCGCGCGAGGCGCTATTCGGCGGAACTGCCTTACGAATACGTGCCGAGTCAGGAACAATTGATGACGCTGCGACTCGAGGGGGGGCCTTTGGAACGGGAGTGGGCTGAATTTCTTCTGAACCATCCCGAACGGATTCGATCCTCCGCAACGTTCGAAGCGACCCGTCTCGATATCGGAGAAGGTCGAAGCCTATTGTTCATGAACGGAGAAATGAGCGTCGACTTCGGTTTGTTCGTCAAGTCGGAGTCGAACGGCAGCGTCATTCCCGTCGCTTACAGCAACGGGATGATCGGCTATGTGACGACCGCCTTGCAATTGCAAGAAGGAGGATACGAGCCGCGGGAATCCGTCCTTTATTTCGGATTGCCGGCTTCATACGATGATCAGGCAGAGACGACGGTTCTTCAAGTATTGAAGAAAGCGATCGACGCGAGGCGAGAAGCCGACATTTAACGTTGGCCGCTGCTGACCGGTCGGCCCAATGCGGCCGATTCATAAGCCATTAGCGCGATGCTTGCGGCCCGTTCCCCGTCTTCGCCGGAGATGGGGACGGGAATCCCCCGGATGATTGATCGTGCGAAATCCCGGATCATCAAGCGATCCATGTTGTCGCCCCAATAATCCCAATGCGTTCCCGATTGTCCTCCGTAAACTTCGTTCTTCTGGGAGAACGCGTCAATCGAAATGACGCCCTTCGTGCCGACGATTTCCAGCGTCACGTCACCCCAGGTCGGAAACGCCGCCGGACGGGACCAACTGGGGTCGAGAACCCCGAATACGCCGTTGTCGAAGCGGAAGTGCAGCATCCCCGCATCGTCGATATCCACCTCGTGAAACAAAGTTCCGATTTGAGCGTACACCTCCGTCGCCTCGGCATTCCCCAAGAACCAGCTCATCAGATCGGCCACGTGAACGGTATGATCGAGAACGGCGCCTCCGCCGGATCGCTCACGATCCGTAAACCATCCGCCCGGCATTTTACCCCGGTTGGTTCCCTTCATGGCGAGGATGTCGCCGATTTCTCCTCGATCTATCGCTTCTTTGGCTTGAACGACGCTGGACAAATACCGGCAAGGAAACGCCGTCATCAATTCCACTCCGCCCGCGCGGCAGGCTTCGATCATTTCCCGCATTTCTTCCCGGTCGATGCCGAGCGGCTTCTCGCATAACACGTGTTTGCCGGCTGCCGCCGCCGCTTTGACCAGTTCGGCATGGCGGGCGTTCGTCGAGCAGATGACGACGGCGTCCGCTTCGGAAGCCAGCAGGTCGCCGTAATCGGAGTAATAAGGCACGCCGTATTTATCGGCGGCATCCTTCCCGCGGACCGGCTCTTCATCCGCGATGCCGACGAGAACCGTCTCCGTCAACGAGGACATTTCATGCATATAACTGTAGGCATGGCCGTGAGACAGACCGATCATGCCGATCTTTAACGGTTTCATCGGAATCCTCCTTAGAGATAGACGGGCTCGCCGGTCAAAGCCGATTGGATCGCCTTTCGAGCAATCGCTACGCTCTCGGCGGCTTCATGCGGCGAAATCAAAGGCGTTCGGTTTTCTTTGATGCAGGCAATAAAATGAGCCATTTCTTCGTAGTAGGCGTCATGAGCCGCCGGATTGACCGGAACGGCCACGGCTGGATCGGCCGTGATGTCTGGCGTGCCGATCCGCATGACGAAGGGTTGGATATCCCCGCTGTTCATCCGGATCATCCCTCGGTTGCCGGCAAACTCGTAAGCGTATTGAAAGGGGCCGGGAAAGCCCCAATGCGCTTCCAGATTGGCGATCGTCCCGTTGCGAAAACGCATCGTCGCCAAGGCGTAATCTTGGTCGTGCCTTCGAACGTTCACCGCGTACACGGAAGAGATTTCGCCGATGGTCCAGCGCAGAAAATCAATGTCGTGAATCATCAAGTCCATGATCACGCCGCCGCTTGCCGCCGGGTTGCTATACCAAGCTTTCGCCCTGCCCGGATGCGGACCGACCCGCTTCGTATGAATGACGCCTACGTCTCCGATCGTACCTTTATCCAGATGCTTCTTAACATCAACGTAATTCGGGAAAAAACGGAGAACGTGGCCGATGAACAGTTGAACGCTATGCGATTCGCACACGTCGATCATCTGTCGTGCGTCTTCCGTCCGGAGGGCGATCGGTTTCTCGCAAAATACGTGCTTGCCGCAACGGGCCGCGCGTATGACGTACTCCTTGTGCTCTTCGGTGCGCAGCAGCACGCAGACGAGATCGGCGTCGGTATCTTCGATCATTCGTTCGAAATCATCGTATGCTTTCGTCCGATAGCGGGAGGCGAAGCCGGCCAAGGCGTCCGGGTTGCGTCCGTAGACGCCCGCGATCACGACGCCCGGCATGCGGGACAGATTGGCCGCATGAACTTCTCCCATCGTTCCGCAGCCGGCAATCGCTACTTTTATCATCTGGTCGTCCTCGCTTCCGGTCTTAATAGGTTTCGTCATCGATAGGAGGAGGCCACTTTGTCAAGGGCGTCCGCGATATCGTGCATCGCTTGCTCGTCGCCGAGCATGACGGTTTGGTGGAGCCATAAGGCTTCGCGTTGGCAGAGCCTTTCGCAGACCGGGCAGGAGTACTCGCGTCGCTCCCCGGTCCATTGCTCGATCGAATCGAGAATGGCGGAATTTTGATGAAGCGGAACATATCCGTAAGAGATCGGGATTCCTTCGGCGTTTATTTTTCGAATAAAATCGTTCTTTTCGATATAATCGGCAGCATTCGGAGCGATGCGAAGCATGTAGAGATGGTAGGCATGCCGCGTCGTTCCTTCGGTTGCCTGTACGACGCGAAATGCCTCGTTCCGGCTCAGCAGTTGATCGAGCAAGGCGGCGTTTTTCTCGCGAACTGCCATTTGTTGTTCCAGTCTCGTCATCTGGGCGAGCAAGATCGCGGCTTGTAATTCGGTCAAGCGGTAATTCTGGCCGATCCGTTCATGCTGATACCAAGCCCCGTTGGGAATTCGGCCCACGTTGCAGACGGACCAAGCCTTCTCCCAGATCTCGGGATCGTTCGTCACGATGACCCCGCCTTCGCCGCAATTCAAATTTTTGCTAGATTGAAAGCTGAACGTGCCCACATCGCCGATGGCTCCGACGGGACGTCCGGCGAAGCTTGCGCCCACCGCTTGCGCCGAGTCTTCGATTAGACGTAAATCGTGGCGGGAAGCGATGTCCAGCAATCGATCCATTCGCGCCGGAGCCCCGGCGATGTGTACGGCAACGATCGCCTTCGTTCTCGGAGTAATCGCCCGTTCGACCGCATCCGGATCGATCTGCAGCGTATTTTCTTCAATATCGACGAATACGGGGATAGCTCCGTAAGCGAGCGCCGCGGAGGCGGTTGCGATGAACGTGTAGGGCGGCATGATGACTTCATCGCCCGGCTTGACGTCGGCCGCTTGCAGCGCCGCCGTAATCGCGATGGTTCCGTTGACGCAGGATACGGCGTATTTCGCTTGATGCAGTTCGGCGAAATCCCGCTCGAATTGCTCGATCAGATTATTGAACTCCGGCGAATTGGCTTGTCCGGTTCCTCCCCACTTGCCCGAGCGTAAAGCTTGAAGCAGCAGCTTTTCCTCCAATTGATCGAATATCGGCCATTCCGCGAAATCTTTCGTCCGGACCGGGGTTCCCCCGTGGATTGCGAGCTTTGACATGAACTTGTAATCTCCTCTCTACCCTGCGGCCGATCATGCTGTTTCGCGTTATCGCGTTCGGCCTCCGAGGTTATTTCAATCGTAAGAGATAACGAAGGGGCGAGAAGGTCATTTCTTTCTATGTAAAGCCAATTCTTTCGGGAAGCATTCGGAACCTATGAACCGAAAGCAGCAAATAGGAGGAGAGACGCGCCAAAAAGAGCTCTTGCGCCGGTCGGGGAAGGTGGTATGATCGAAAGAGCAACGCAATTACGAGAGGAGCCGAGAAGACGATGAGCAACGCGGTTTATAGACGGATCGAAGATCTGGAGAAATTAAACCCGCCGTTAACGGCACGGCCGGATTTGGACGAATATTGGGATCTGACGTTGAAGCAGTTCGCCGACAAGCCTCTGAACGCGACGAAAACGCTCGTGGAAACGCCGTTTACATATATGCAAGCTTACAGGGTTGAGTTTGAAGGCTTTGACGAGACGCCGATTCATGGGTGGTATGTGCTTCCTCGTTTCCATATTCACGAGAAACTGCCTTGCGTCGTGATCTATCACGGGTATGGGGGGAGCAAAGGCAATCCAGAGGATTATGCTTCGTATTTGTTAATGGGCGTGGCCGTATTCGCGATCGACGTTCGAGGCCAGGCGGGGGAGACGGGCAATTTGCTTCGGCAAGATTTCGGAACGGCCAGGGGATGGGTTACTCAAGGCATTCTGCATCGGGACACCTGCTATTACAAAGCGATCACGATCGACGCGCTTAAGGCATTGGATTGGGCCAGCGAGCAACCCGAAGTGGACGCTTCCCGAATTTGCGCATTGGGAGGCAGCCAGGGCGGAGGGCTGGCGATGATCGCCGCGGCGTTGTCCGATAAACCGGCGATAGCGGTTCCGCATATCCCGAATATGTGCCAGATGGATTTCGGAATACTGAATTCCACCAGTTCGTTGATGGAAGCGGCGGCGTTTATCGAGCGATTCCCCGAGCATCTGGACGCGGTGCTCACGACGCTTAGTTACTACGATAATATGAACTTGGCGCATCGCATCCGGATTCCTATCTTCGTTACGGTCGGTCTGAAGGATCCGGTGACGATGCCGGAAACGATCTACGCCGCGTATAACCGGGTCGAGTCGGAGAAGACGATCGTTCCGTATCCATTCACGGGTCATGCGGTCACGGGCGACCAGAATCGCAAAGCGATGGAGTTTATTGCTGCTAAACTAATGAAGTAGTTCGGAGTTCGGAGTACGGAGTATGGAACATGTTTCATCCCCGAGGTTGGTCCTTATATAACTCGCGCATCACATGGCCAAGCTCGGGCACGATCAAGCGAGTCATCGCCAGCCGGACCGCGCCGGTCGAGCCGGGCATCGAGAAGACGGCGGTCGTCCCGATCGTACCGGCGATCGCGCGGGATAGGATGGCGGCCGAACCGATATCCTCGGTGAAGCTCAAGAAGCGGAATATTTCGCCGAAGCCGGGCATTTCCTTGTGCAACTGATCGCGAACGGCTTCATAGGTCGTGTCGCGACCGGCGATGCCCGTTCCGCCGTTTAACAGCACGGCTTCGATTCGGGGATTGTCCGAGGCGGCTCTAAGTAAATTCGCGATACCCTCATACTCGTCGCGAACGATCGCATACTCCGCTACCGTATGCCCCTTTTCCTCCAATAGTTGCCTAATGAGCTGTCCGCTCTTGTCGTTTTCCGGAGTGCGGGTATCGGATACGGTTATGATCGCGCAAGCAACGCTGGAAGGTGCTTCGCGTCTATGTTGTTCGGTGGAAGTCGACATCGTCCGTCATGTCCCCTTTCGTGATCTACTATGAACATATCAGAAACCTAAGAGAGACGGAAGGGCGAATCAAATATTAAACTTAAGGAAGAGTTCTGAACTTAATTCATGGAGGTTAGATTCGAATGAAATACAGAACGGTCGGCAAAACAGGCATACAAGTGTCGGAGCTGTGCTTCGGAACGATGTCGTTCGGAGGCAACGCGGATAAGGAAACGTCCAAGCAACTTTTCTACCGCTGTCTGGATAAAGGAATTAATTTCTTCGATACAGCGAACGTTTACAGTTCCGGAGTTTCTGAAGAAATTCTTGGAGAGTTGATCGCCGGCAAGCGGGACGAA
Encoded proteins:
- the mgrA gene encoding L-glyceraldehyde 3-phosphate reductase → MGYQASSDRYATMKYNRVGRSGLKIPAVSLGLWHNFGGIDTFENGRALVRHAFDLGITHFDLANNYGPPPGSAEEMFGRLLATDMKPYRDEMVISTKAGYGMWAGPYGDFGSRKYLISSLDQSLTRMGLDYVDIFYHHRPDPETPLEETMMALDQIVRSGKALYVGVSNYRAPEAKEAIRILKQLGTPLLIHQPRYSMFDRWIEDGLQDVLEEGGVGSIVFSPLEQGLLTNKYLGGIPKDSRAAGASVFLNENNITAEKLDKVRRLNDIAAERGQSLAQMALAWVLRGERVTSVLVGASKVGQLDDNVEMLNNLAFSSEELSRIEQILKS
- a CDS encoding MogA/MoaB family molybdenum cofactor biosynthesis protein codes for the protein MSTSTEQHRREAPSSVACAIITVSDTRTPENDKSGQLIRQLLEEKGHTVAEYAIVRDEYEGIANLLRAASDNPRIEAVLLNGGTGIAGRDTTYEAVRDQLHKEMPGFGEIFRFLSFTEDIGSAAILSRAIAGTIGTTAVFSMPGSTGAVRLAMTRLIVPELGHVMRELYKDQPRG
- a CDS encoding neutral/alkaline non-lysosomal ceramidase N-terminal domain-containing protein — its product is MSMSTRTLILGTAKKDITPDSSLPLSGFASRHGQRFEHIDNRIHARFFYFRQADDGRSPSAQSLLVAADLLNWSNRLVGELSASIEARLGIPRECVVLHATHSHSGPASKFGVRLGDPDQAYLALLREAILAGAEEAMKNAESVTLESGSGECDLGWNRRMIVDGSATHSQNKTGPKDHELQVLRFRTEDGCPKALLLHYTCHPVLSSENALTSEYCGYAVDSLESRLGGGTVVGFLQGTCGDINPYMNGDWHGLAAVREAGRRVAEEAERTLALRMKPIETATLRARRYSAELPYEYVPSQEQLMTLRLEGGPLEREWAEFLLNHPERIRSSATFEATRLDIGEGRSLLFMNGEMSVDFGLFVKSESNGSVIPVAYSNGMIGYVTTALQLQEGGYEPRESVLYFGLPASYDDQAETTVLQVLKKAIDARREADI
- a CDS encoding B12-binding domain-containing radical SAM protein — translated: MNVVLATLNAKYIHTSLALRYLKSFAQDEFEVDIAEYTIKDPAMGIAADLFSKKPDVIGFSCYIWNIEETIVVVDMLRKVLPDVKIMLGGPEVSYDTEYWMNRLTSVDFIVMGEGEETFRDLLRQISGERKYHFVFGLAYRKDGQVVITPPRPKLDLNVIPSPHRFDTDIPSMRNRVVYFETSRGCPFSCQFCLSSIEVGVRYFDMERVKSDLTYLIDNGAKLIKFVDRTFNIKRDYAMEIFQFLIDNHRGCVFQFEITADIMRPEVLDFLAENAPPGVFRFEIGVQSTNDPTNLAVQRRQNFTKLTRTVVKVKESGKIDQHLDLIAGLPHEDYDTFRKTFNEVFALRPEELQLGFLKMLRGTGLRIDAAKFGYVYSERAPYEMLGNDLMPFADIVRIKRVEDVLEKFWNAHRMDRTMEYLIEQAYPSPFDFFQAFGDYWEEKGWSRIGHQLEDLFSRLWAFLEHDARPELDRDVAFGLLKIDYYLQHKYKPRKLWWEDRLEKKDWTAGLKYAAQKLGMDDRELQKKGTLDRLPFDYGAWINEGLVDRANPSVLVFLYSGEEAGPQLVALPQQDVTTAIKQ
- a CDS encoding AraC family transcriptional regulator; translated protein: MSTFPEHMDTHAFANPKKGQIPFYILEHTLLSSTHLHHHDYVELSFVTKGHGVETINGNSHEMVPGTVSILLPHQLHSIASDPLSPLRLYCCMFDISLLTDSPFDIQLCKNLMSAGNAMPSHILLESSDQVDMHRLCSGMMLEYKAMNIGRNSSIRSKLVEALLLFVRSFPPASVERQSPSLEDSRQLDWEIIRYSNTHYLQRLSLRELSGRFGVSPSYISRLFKQHLGAHFLDHLHNLRIKRACSLLATTEMSVYDVSEEAGFESFRTFSRIFKQMNGLTPSEYRKSGSRDSGQH
- a CDS encoding acetylxylan esterase, whose protein sequence is MSNAVYRRIEDLEKLNPPLTARPDLDEYWDLTLKQFADKPLNATKTLVETPFTYMQAYRVEFEGFDETPIHGWYVLPRFHIHEKLPCVVIYHGYGGSKGNPEDYASYLLMGVAVFAIDVRGQAGETGNLLRQDFGTARGWVTQGILHRDTCYYKAITIDALKALDWASEQPEVDASRICALGGSQGGGLAMIAAALSDKPAIAVPHIPNMCQMDFGILNSTSSLMEAAAFIERFPEHLDAVLTTLSYYDNMNLAHRIRIPIFVTVGLKDPVTMPETIYAAYNRVESEKTIVPYPFTGHAVTGDQNRKAMEFIAAKLMK
- a CDS encoding Gfo/Idh/MocA family protein is translated as MKPLKIGMIGLSHGHAYSYMHEMSSLTETVLVGIADEEPVRGKDAADKYGVPYYSDYGDLLASEADAVVICSTNARHAELVKAAAAAGKHVLCEKPLGIDREEMREMIEACRAGGVELMTAFPCRYLSSVVQAKEAIDRGEIGDILAMKGTNRGKMPGGWFTDRERSGGGAVLDHTVHVADLMSWFLGNAEATEVYAQIGTLFHEVDIDDAGMLHFRFDNGVFGVLDPSWSRPAAFPTWGDVTLEIVGTKGVISIDAFSQKNEVYGGQSGTHWDYWGDNMDRLMIRDFARSIIRGIPVPISGEDGERAASIALMAYESAALGRPVSSGQR
- a CDS encoding Gfo/Idh/MocA family protein; translation: MIKVAIAGCGTMGEVHAANLSRMPGVVIAGVYGRNPDALAGFASRYRTKAYDDFERMIEDTDADLVCVLLRTEEHKEYVIRAARCGKHVFCEKPIALRTEDARQMIDVCESHSVQLFIGHVLRFFPNYVDVKKHLDKGTIGDVGVIHTKRVGPHPGRAKAWYSNPAASGGVIMDLMIHDIDFLRWTIGEISSVYAVNVRRHDQDYALATMRFRNGTIANLEAHWGFPGPFQYAYEFAGNRGMIRMNSGDIQPFVMRIGTPDITADPAVAVPVNPAAHDAYYEEMAHFIACIKENRTPLISPHEAAESVAIARKAIQSALTGEPVYL
- a CDS encoding DegT/DnrJ/EryC1/StrS family aminotransferase, encoding MSKLAIHGGTPVRTKDFAEWPIFDQLEEKLLLQALRSGKWGGTGQANSPEFNNLIEQFERDFAELHQAKYAVSCVNGTIAITAALQAADVKPGDEVIMPPYTFIATASAALAYGAIPVFVDIEENTLQIDPDAVERAITPRTKAIVAVHIAGAPARMDRLLDIASRHDLRLIEDSAQAVGASFAGRPVGAIGDVGTFSFQSSKNLNCGEGGVIVTNDPEIWEKAWSVCNVGRIPNGAWYQHERIGQNYRLTELQAAILLAQMTRLEQQMAVREKNAALLDQLLSRNEAFRVVQATEGTTRHAYHLYMLRIAPNAADYIEKNDFIRKINAEGIPISYGYVPLHQNSAILDSIEQWTGERREYSCPVCERLCQREALWLHQTVMLGDEQAMHDIADALDKVASSYR